tttttctttgcttcCGTTTTTCGTGGTGATTTATGCTCACTGGCCTCTTTTTTCTTCGTGGTCGACTGAGgttctttttttttgtctttatgGACTGATGTGACCGGTATGATCGGATGTGCTGGTAGTATGGGTGGATACAAAGCTTGAGTACGTTGCACGGTAAAGTTAGTTGAATGTGGACCAGAATTGAGGATTGACGTTGATATTGTTGTTTGAATTGTCCCACCTTGCATCATTGGTGGGTACATATAATTTGACGTAGGGTTGTTCAAAAATGGTGCAACCACCTGGATCGGTATGCAGGGTCGAGTAGATGGGTAAATAGTCTGAATTTGACTTACTATCAGATTTGATGGCAGCCATTGAGTATTTAGGCCCGGTGGCATTCGTTGAAGAGGGAAATTAAATTGGTTGGATGGACGCGTGAATCGTGATTGCGGTACTGATGGACTTCGTTGCATTGCCTCTGATCCAGATGCCTGAAGCGGTCTTGCAGCCCGGTTTGCTGGTGAATATAGTGATTGTATTGAACTCCATTCTACATCATGTCTATTTGAATCCACTAAAGGGGTATTAGTGATATTAATTGGATGTACCGTCTGAGTTTGTGGTCCAGTAAAACTAGGAAAATATTTCGGAGTAGTCATTGGATGGATTTTAGCCGGATTGGACTTTGGTTTATTCAATTCGATACTAAATCTCTGGCGCTCTTTGatgatttcattaatttttgCTTTTATGTCATCACTTGTTTCTGAATCAGTTAATCGGTCATTCAAATATGGCAGCATTAAATCCAATGCAAGTTTGTATAGGAAATCACCACGGCTGATAGCTGGTTTGCCATATCTTCCTCTATTTAAGTTCAGAATGGTAAGTGCATTAATGCCAGCTAAATCCAAAATAGCGTAGAAAATTGCTACAAACCAATTCGTTGTTGGTCTTGAGCAACTGTATCTGCCCAACAtactacttataatattaacaccaTCTTTTGTTGAGTTATAATAATCAAAAGCTTCTGGGTTTCCTTCTGGTTCTTTGGTCGCTGATTCAAAGTGCATATTAGAAATAAGAATATCGGCTTCCTTCCTTCCCGTATAGTAGCTGGACAACTGCAGCTGATCTGGAATGTTGTACAGAAATATTGACGTACCCAAGGGTCTGTTTTCTGCTGTGAGTATGTCAGGTGGAATTTCTTGATGTCTTTTATCCACTGATCCAACGGTAGTGATTTTGTATTGGTTCAGCATGGTTCTTGCTAAAGGAATCGAGGTGTACCAGTTGTCACCATATGTGACGTTAATGTTTGTTCCATGTATAGGCGTAGTCAATCTTTCCACAAGATACTCAGACAACATTGCTGGACTCCTTGGATCCTTATCCCAGTAGGGTATTCCCGACATAACGTAGCGGTTATTGGAATCACACAGAAGTAAGAATTTGATCCCGTACTTCTGGTGGTGATGGGGAATCGGTACCTTTAATTTGCAATTTCCGTTAAATTCGACAATCACGTCGTCAATAGTGCAATTTGTAGAAGGCCGAAATACTTCAGAACATTTTTTCGTAAAGCTCACCCAGAGATCTCTAATCAGACTGAAAGGATCACGCTTCATTTTATTCTCTCGGTTAGTATATTCATCAAAACGTAGACAgtgattcaaatatttaaatctttctTCCGGGATAACAACCTTATAAAAATCATTCCCACGCCCATTCCATAGGCAAAATTTCGAATCATAAGAATCATTTTTAGCAGCAAAGAGGTATAAAATACCGATAAATGCTCGGAGCTCGTTAACAGTTAAGGGGTAGACACATCGCGGCGGTGGACTGATGTAATACTGTGATATTTCAATCTCATCATTCGTATTTAAGATAATCATTTGTAGCATGTTCTCCGAAAAATATACATCAAATGCAGCCAGTTCAGTCTCTATCTCTCTTGCTGCTCCTATCGTTCCCGATAAGTAAGGTGCTATTTCTCCTACGGAAACTTTGTGAAATGGCGGCGGATCGGCCAACCACAGATACCGGATTTGCCCACCactatgtatatacatattgtCTGTTGGTTTTAGAATACGAccattgataaaaaatatggtgTTACCGATCTTCGTGATCCCTCTGTTTAAAACAGGTATCATCGGGAACAGCGAAGTCTTCAAGTAGTCAATCACTTTCATCCTCTTAGCTGCTGAACGATTTTGAGTCGGCTTCGAGTTTTGTTTTCGATCAGGATTCCTTCCATCATTCTTGATGCCAGGATCATCTTCTTCGGCAGTTTGTGTTCCTCCATTTGACGGCTTTTTATTAGGATTCATCACCTGTAAAAGAAGAAAATCTGATAAACAATGCCCGATATTTCTGCATCTATAGCTAACTGagcgtaaaatattattttcataccgcctacttttattaaaaatatatatcaaatcCACGTCTAAAGTCCA
Above is a window of Anticarsia gemmatalis isolate Benzon Research Colony breed Stoneville strain chromosome 7, ilAntGemm2 primary, whole genome shotgun sequence DNA encoding:
- the LOC142974348 gene encoding uncharacterized protein LOC142974348; amino-acid sequence: MNPNKKPSNGGTQTAEEDDPGIKNDGRNPDRKQNSKPTQNRSAAKRMKVIDYLKTSLFPMIPVLNRGITKIGNTIFFINGRILKPTDNMYIHSGGQIRYLWLADPPPFHKVSVGEIAPYLSGTIGAAREIETELAAFDVYFSENMLQMIILNTNDEIEISQYYISPPPRCVYPLTVNELRAFIGILYLFAAKNDSYDSKFCLWNGRGNDFYKVVIPEERFKYLNHCLRFDEYTNRENKMKRDPFSLIRDLWVSFTKKCSEVFRPSTNCTIDDVIVEFNGNCKLKVPIPHHHQKYGIKFLLLCDSNNRYVMSGIPYWDKDPRSPAMLSEYLVERLTTPIHGTNINVTYGDNWYTSIPLARTMLNQYKITTVGSVDKRHQEIPPDILTAENRPLGTSIFLYNIPDQLQLSSYYTGRKEADILISNMHFESATKEPEGNPEAFDYYNSTKDGVNIISSMLGRYSCSRPTTNWFVAIFYAILDLAGINALTILNLNRGRYGKPAISRGDFLYKLALDLMLPYLNDRLTDSETSDDIKAKINEIIKERQRFSIELNKPKSNPAKIHPMTTPKYFPSFTGPQTQTVHPINITNTPLVDSNRHDVEWSSIQSLYSPANRAARPLQASGSEAMQRSPSVPQSRFTRPSNQFNFPLQRMPPGLNTQWLPSNLIVSQIQTIYPSTRPCIPIQVVAPFLNNPTSNYMYPPMMQGGTIQTTISTSILNSGPHSTNFTVQRTQALYPPILPAHPIIPVTSVHKDKKKEPQSTTKKKEASEHKSPRKTEAKKKKQVKLQIPEIPDQAISLKPVQKSVTRVRGPLNACGICCLIDKEVMFSECSRCFVVVCVVHHDILCTDCFNMNEPGISEYVAANRAVCEDCEPYGKKKYSEQCYGCLKFLCPSHRWMLCCFCLEE